The DNA region ATTATCGATTTCGAAAAGGGAGCGCCGAGATACAGATTCGTCTTGGAGAACGAGCCCGAGGCCAAGGCTTCCCTTTGAGTGGTAGAAAATGGGTATAGACACAGAGATAGACATAGACGGGGAGTGCGAGGTAGAGCGATCAGCATGAATTTAATgataccatcaccatcatcaatctAAATCCTTCTTTTCAGTCCTTCTTgcacccacctccctcagtGAAGACATTCCTGTTTGCGTTCTACCACGTCCACTTCATCTGCTCACcctgcttctcctgctccttcatATCCTTCAACtgcctcaacctctcctgctcctccttttcatAAACAAGATCAGTCTTTCTCTTCCACGTACGGGATCTCGTCCGCTCGAaatccttctcctcagcccCGCCAAGGTTGTCACCGTCATGGTCGGGCAAATCATCACACGACCGCAAGCTTCCAGAGCCCCGGTAGCCTGCTGGCCAGCAAGGGTGAAGCTCAGTGGGCTCGCCGCCAAAGTCGGCCAACTCGGGACCCTTGGACTTTTCAGACCCAAAGCCGGGCAGCTCGGGGCCCTGGGATTCGTCAGACCCGAAGTCAAGAAGCTCCGGGCCCTCGGAGTGGAAAGAGAGGGCCCCGTCAGTGCCAAAGTCAGGCTCCTTAGGGTCCGTTGACTTGCCAGACCCAAAGTCAGGCAGCTCGGGATCCGTTTCTGAAAGGTCAAGGGAGTTGACGTCGATCGGTCCCAACGGCTTGCGGTCAGCCCCGGCCAGCATCTTCCTGTCTCCGTCTtgctccaaaacctccctcgGCACCACCGGCCGTCCCGTCTCCTTGGCCACGGCACCAACGACAgccctcctcggcaaggtcacccaccccttcccttcctcatccacccaGAGATCCTCCCAATCGCGAAGCTGGCCCTCTTGACTACGACGAACCGACGCCTTCCCCGTAGGCTGAGCAGCCGCCCACTGCAAGTTCGCCGCCCCGTTCATGGTCTGGGCGACCGGGACGCCAGCGCACTGGGAGCAGATCTCGCTCGCGATGGAGAGGACATCGGGGGCTTTTGCCGCGCAGGCGGCGATGACGCAGGGGGCGGCGGCTTGCTGGATGGCGGCCCAGTTGTTGCACTGGCAGGTGAGGTCGGAGGCGGTTGGGCAGCCGTTGGAGGACGCGGCCGTGTCGATGCAGCTGATCTGGTTTTCGGGTTAGTGTCGAACCGAGGGTATAATAGAGGGAAAACATACGGCGCACTTGGGCATCTCAGCTGTTGCAGGGCACTCGGCGGCCAGCGAGCGcatggagggggaggaggagtcggcGAACTCCATCCTGTGAACCTGGGCCGAGGCCCGAGCCAGGAAGACGACAAGCGGGATGGTTGGGTGGAGATgcattgtggtggtggtggtggtggtggtgatggtgatgtagCAGTCTTGAACtgtctttgatgatggtAATAGTAGATGATGGCGTGCTCAGGGGTCAACTTATACTGGTGGGTGATGTTTAAGCAGATACGTGGATGGGATGACAGTGACACTGCGACACCCGTGTTTGCTACCAACTGGCGTCAAGAATTTCCATGATTGCCATGCTGGTTGCACCCGTAGATGCATCGAGCCCAATTAGTAAAGGGAGTGTGTGCTGACCCttacccctgagcccctaTTCCGGCTCGCACACGCCAGCGTTGCattgtgatgatgtggttgCCGTGGGAGGTGAGACCGAAGGCAAACGCGATGACGATTTCCCAAACATCGGATCAGCCATTACACAGAACTGAAGTGGAAGGCAACTTCATCTGATCTCATCGATTAACTTGTCATCTCACATCCTCTGAAGCAGTGAATAGGCCTTCATGGTGTTCACATGTCAGCTACCTCCCTAGTAAATCGGTGTTAGAGTGGTTGgcccagcaacatcaacagctACCCCTCATTCCCCTCCATTTCCCCAAAAGCTGTGGTTGAACCCTAAACGCCGAAACAAGTCCAGACTCTCAGCTGCAGCCTCGCTGATTGATGGCCATAAGGGAGagcaaaaagagaaaagatgaCAGCTGGATTGCATTCAGCCGCCAGAAAGAGTCACATTGAGGCCGGGGTAGCTCGGCCGAGGTCGGGGGTGGACGGAATCCAGCTCCGTGGCGGCACCGTTCGTGGGATGCTGCTCGGGTTTCCAGCACAACAATTGGTCAAAAACTTTTCtgctccacctccaacaggTGATGTGACGGggaaccacccacccacaaGCCACTTGAACCCCCCCCATTTCGAAGGCGCATCGAACCACAGCTCACTACCCAAGAAACTCGGTAGACTCTAGAACTGCCAGACCGGCGAGGTAAAATCCACACCTTCCCAACCGTCATTTTTGTGTtgtttctctctccttcacctcgACACTGACACCTCCTcagagagacagacagacgaGACGCAAGATGCTTTCCTCCCTCAGAGTGGTTTCGCGCCGGGCCGCCCTTGCTGGCCGCGCCCAGTTCACCCTCCGCGCTGCTTCTACGTGGGCCAATGTCCCTCAAGGTCCCCCAGTATGTTTTTGGTTGATCTGTCCAACCGTGTCAACGGCGTCAACGGCGTGGTTGCCTTTGCGCAACTGTCAGTAGCTAACGTTCTTCTGCAACAGGATGTATGTTTCCTGTCACCCTACCACCAGTCTTCCCGACGGTTCCTCGCGCGCGCATGAGGTAGTGTCCAGTGCCGTATGACGTTTTGCTAACCACCGGGACCCGTCGATGACTTTTCACAGGCCATTCTTGGTGTGTTTGTTCCTCCCAGTTGCCTTTGCGCAAGGCGTCACAGACCCAAGACCGTAAACTGACGTCTGTTGCTCGTCTCCAGGTATCACGGAAGCTTTCAAGGCCGACACTTTCGACAAGAAGATCAACCTCGGTTC from Podospora pseudocomata strain CBS 415.72m chromosome 3, whole genome shotgun sequence includes:
- a CDS encoding hypothetical protein (EggNog:ENOG503PRYK) produces the protein MHLHPTIPLVVFLARASAQVHRMEFADSSSPSMRSLAAECPATAEMPKCAISCIDTAASSNGCPTASDLTCQCNNWAAIQQAAAPCVIAACAAKAPDVLSIASEICSQCAGVPVAQTMNGAANLQWAAAQPTGKASVRRSQEGQLRDWEDLWVDEEGKGWVTLPRRAVVGAVAKETGRPVVPREVLEQDGDRKMLAGADRKPLGPIDVNSLDLSETDPELPDFGSGKSTDPKEPDFGTDGALSFHSEGPELLDFGSDESQGPELPGFGSEKSKGPELADFGGEPTELHPCWPAGYRGSGSLRSCDDLPDHDGDNLGGAEEKDFERTRSRTWKRKTDLVYEKEEQERLRQLKDMKEQEKQGEQMKWTW